A portion of the Sebastes fasciatus isolate fSebFas1 chromosome 2, fSebFas1.pri, whole genome shotgun sequence genome contains these proteins:
- the marchf7 gene encoding E3 ubiquitin-protein ligase MARCHF7 isoform X1, whose product MDSRSRRLPFCLPSSRLSYTSSPTVSSSSLGSSRLYSRDTVLNNDRFPRASSAYKADLDHQSSRLLSSSRDYSSSDTRSTSWKLPSSLTSSSRSYDRPWAESSLSSRTKLTDSEARLGMRSGLLNVSDDADTKRAKLSYTNRGLYSRTASSSVTGSSYSSTGLSSGRSTSEKKNDTYDSSWTSCRLLSRSSSSSSNPLLSRRELETKNEPSLPGLGERRVRTPGLASSMYQTDRVASSYAQGARPKETAYSPSFSSSSSSSSSTARESSLNRHLSSSTSHRSSPLARDFSSRTTSRFLNGSSTLHSSAEPTRIPDSTSKISSSYSSHTSRYTTPLPRPEATLPPRPAPEGGEPDGRSSTRRLLSRLFSRRSSQDSSSGSSSVRSLDDDSPSTGGESVDSDEGPRTSSVEPDTGGSEATLGSLKNRRADLSPIQENNDGYRSGLARSRTTSWREPGVGSSNDTTSSGGGSSYSWLSSSLRGRCPPLLSRLRRHRDESTHSAAGSEEGYSRPQHLLRRWDDLEHKATQEDDDDDDEEDEEEEEEDEGAVGLEAFGAGRPCRLEDEALPELEDASVEFPPRHRVGVHDNISVSTGPFGGVESPKEKTVSSTDQEKLRKIKERLLLEDSDDEEGDLCRICQMGEESASNPLIQPCRCSGSLQYVHQDCIKRWLLSKIGSGTNLDAITTCELCKEKLHLNIDNFDIQELYRTHVQSEYDEFISSGLYLVVLLHFCEQRFSDVLGAVDAAGLFNLVRILHEHMDNLEIPHGESDEEMQDNRPSIDFSDLDDDLEEEY is encoded by the exons AGTTCTCGTCTCTTGAGCTCATCCAGAGACTACAGCAGCTCTGACACTCGCTCCACCAGCTGGAAGTTGCCCTCTTCTCTGACATCCTCCAGCAGATCTTATGATCGCCCGTGGGCTGAATCCTCTCTCAGCAGCAGGACCAAACTG actGATTCTGAGGCGAGGTTGGGGATGCGCTCCGGTTTGTTGAACGTCAGTGATGATGCCGATACTAAAAGGGCCAAACTGTCATACACCAACAGAGGACTGTACTCAAGAACGGCCAGCAGCTCAGTCACAGGATCCTCCTATTCCAGTACTGGGCTCAGCAGTGGCAGAA gtacaagtgaaaaaaaaaatgacacgtATGATTCATCGTGGACTTCATGCCGTTTACTTTCCCGGTCGTCATCTTCCTCCTCAAATCCGCTGTTGTCCAGGAGAGAGCTAGAGACAAAGAACGAGCCCAGTCTCCCAGGTTTGGGAGAAAGAAGAGTTCGGACTCCTGGATTGGCTTCCTCAATGT atcagacagacagggtgGCCTCCTCATATGCACAGGGAGCTCGGCCTAAAGAGACTGCCTActctccctccttttcttcctcctcctcctcctcctcatccactGCTAGAGAAAGCTCCCTAAATCGCCACCTCTCATCTTCCACCTCTCACCGGTCTTCTCCTCTGGCGCGCGACTTCAGCAGCAGAACCACATCCCGTTTCTTGAACGGCTCATCCACCCTCCACTCATCTGCGGAACCAACAAGAATCCCTGACTCCACTTCCAAGATCTCCTCCTCTTACTCCTCACACACCTCCAGGTACACTACTCCACTGCCCAGACCAGAGGCCACCCTGCCGCCAAGGCCCGCCCCTGAAGGTGGAGAGCCAGATGGCCGTAGCTCCACTCGACGCCTTTTGTCCCGTCTCTTTTCACGGCGCTCCAGCCAAGACTCTTCTAGTGGGTCTTCCAGTGTTCGCTCCCTTGATGATGACAGTCCATCAACTGGTGGAGAGTCTGTGGACAGTGACGAGGGACCCAGGACGTCTAGTGTGGAGCCTGACACCGGAGGGTCAGAGGCAACCTTGGGTAGCCTCAAGAATCGTAGAGCAGACCTTTCCCCTATCCAGGAAAACAACGATGGCTATCGTAGTGGCCTGGCTCGGTCCAGAACGACATCGTGGAGAGAGCCTGGCGTCGGCAGTAGTAATGACACCACCAGCAGTGGAGGAGGCAGCAGCTACTCCTGgctttcctcctccctccgtgGCCGctgccctcccctcctctctcgcCTGAGAAGACATCGGGACGAGAGTACACACTCGGCTGCAGGCTCAGAAGAAGGCTACAGCCGTCCGCAGCATTTGCTGAGAAGGTGGGATGACCTTGAGCATAAAGCAACGCAggaagatgatgatgacgatgatgaggaagatgaagaggaggaggaagaagatgaaggaGCGGTTGGTTTAGAAGCCTTCGGTGCAGGTCGTCCCTGCAGGCTCGAGGATGAAGCGTTACCTGAACTTGAAGACGCCTCGGTGGAATTTCCGCCACGCCACAGAGTCGGAGTACATGACAACATTTCAGTGTCTACGGGTCCGTTTGGTGGTGTTGAGAGCCCGAAGGAGAAAACGGTTTCCAGTACGGATCAGGAGAAGCTGCGCAAGATCAAGGAGAG ACTGCTGCTGGAGGATTCTGACGATGAAGAAGGCGACCTATGTCGAATCTGCCAGATGGGGGAGGAATCTGCATCTAACCCCCTGATCCAGCCGTGCCGCTGTTCAGGCAGTCTGCAGTACGTCCACCAGGACTGCATCAAGAGGTGGCTCCTCTCCAAAATTGGCTCAG gcACAAACCTTGATGCCATCACAACATGTGAACTCTGCAAGGAGAAACTGCATTTGAACATAGACAACTTTGACATTCAGGAGTTATACAGGACCCATGTGCAA TCAGAATATGATGAGTTCATCAGCAGCGGTCTCTatctggtggtgctgctgcatTTCTGTGAACAGAGGTTCTCCGATGTCCTGGGAGCAGTCGATGCAGCTGGG TTATTCAACCTGGTGAGAATTCTTCATGAACACATGGACAATCTTGAAA TTCCCCATGGGGAGAGTGACGAGGAGATGCAAGACAACAGACCATCTATTGACTTTTCCGACCTGGACGACGATCTTGAAGAGGAGTACTAA
- the marchf7 gene encoding E3 ubiquitin-protein ligase MARCHF7 isoform X2, with product MDSRSRRLPFCLPSSRLSYTSSPTVSSSSLGSSRLYSRDTVLNNDRFPRASSAYKADLDHQSSRLLSSSRDYSSSDTRSTSWKLPSSLTSSSRSYDRPWAESSLSSRTKLTDSEARLGMRSGLLNVSDDADTKRAKLSYTNRGLYSRTASSSVTGSSYSSTGLSSGRSTSEKKNDTYDSSWTSCRLLSRSSSSSSNPLLSRRELETKNEPSLPGLGERRVRTPGLASSMYQTDRVASSYAQGARPKETAYSPSFSSSSSSSSSTARESSLNRHLSSSTSHRSSPLARDFSSRTTSRFLNGSSTLHSSAEPTRIPDSTSKISSSYSSHTSRYTTPLPRPEATLPPRPAPEGGEPDGRSSTRRLLSRLFSRRSSQDSSSGSSSVRSLDDDSPSTGGESVDSDEGPRTSSVEPDTGGSEATLGSLKNRRADLSPIQENNDGYRSGLARSRTTSWREPGVGSSNDTTSSGGGSSYSWLSSSLRGRCPPLLSRLRRHRDESTHSAAGSEEGYSRPQHLLRRWDDLEHKATQEDDDDDDEEDEEEEEEDEGAVGLEAFGAGRPCRLEDEALPELEDASVEFPPRHRVGVHDNISVSTGPFGGVESPKEKTVSSTDQEKLRKIKERLLLEDSDDEEGDLCRICQMGEESASNPLIQPCRCSGSLQYVHQDCIKRWLLSKIGSGTNLDAITTCELCKEKLHLNIDNFDIQELYRTHVQSEYDEFISSGLYLVVLLHFCEQRFSDVLGAVDAAGFPMGRVTRRCKTTDHLLTFPTWTTILKRSTNYVKIVDRG from the exons AGTTCTCGTCTCTTGAGCTCATCCAGAGACTACAGCAGCTCTGACACTCGCTCCACCAGCTGGAAGTTGCCCTCTTCTCTGACATCCTCCAGCAGATCTTATGATCGCCCGTGGGCTGAATCCTCTCTCAGCAGCAGGACCAAACTG actGATTCTGAGGCGAGGTTGGGGATGCGCTCCGGTTTGTTGAACGTCAGTGATGATGCCGATACTAAAAGGGCCAAACTGTCATACACCAACAGAGGACTGTACTCAAGAACGGCCAGCAGCTCAGTCACAGGATCCTCCTATTCCAGTACTGGGCTCAGCAGTGGCAGAA gtacaagtgaaaaaaaaaatgacacgtATGATTCATCGTGGACTTCATGCCGTTTACTTTCCCGGTCGTCATCTTCCTCCTCAAATCCGCTGTTGTCCAGGAGAGAGCTAGAGACAAAGAACGAGCCCAGTCTCCCAGGTTTGGGAGAAAGAAGAGTTCGGACTCCTGGATTGGCTTCCTCAATGT atcagacagacagggtgGCCTCCTCATATGCACAGGGAGCTCGGCCTAAAGAGACTGCCTActctccctccttttcttcctcctcctcctcctcctcatccactGCTAGAGAAAGCTCCCTAAATCGCCACCTCTCATCTTCCACCTCTCACCGGTCTTCTCCTCTGGCGCGCGACTTCAGCAGCAGAACCACATCCCGTTTCTTGAACGGCTCATCCACCCTCCACTCATCTGCGGAACCAACAAGAATCCCTGACTCCACTTCCAAGATCTCCTCCTCTTACTCCTCACACACCTCCAGGTACACTACTCCACTGCCCAGACCAGAGGCCACCCTGCCGCCAAGGCCCGCCCCTGAAGGTGGAGAGCCAGATGGCCGTAGCTCCACTCGACGCCTTTTGTCCCGTCTCTTTTCACGGCGCTCCAGCCAAGACTCTTCTAGTGGGTCTTCCAGTGTTCGCTCCCTTGATGATGACAGTCCATCAACTGGTGGAGAGTCTGTGGACAGTGACGAGGGACCCAGGACGTCTAGTGTGGAGCCTGACACCGGAGGGTCAGAGGCAACCTTGGGTAGCCTCAAGAATCGTAGAGCAGACCTTTCCCCTATCCAGGAAAACAACGATGGCTATCGTAGTGGCCTGGCTCGGTCCAGAACGACATCGTGGAGAGAGCCTGGCGTCGGCAGTAGTAATGACACCACCAGCAGTGGAGGAGGCAGCAGCTACTCCTGgctttcctcctccctccgtgGCCGctgccctcccctcctctctcgcCTGAGAAGACATCGGGACGAGAGTACACACTCGGCTGCAGGCTCAGAAGAAGGCTACAGCCGTCCGCAGCATTTGCTGAGAAGGTGGGATGACCTTGAGCATAAAGCAACGCAggaagatgatgatgacgatgatgaggaagatgaagaggaggaggaagaagatgaaggaGCGGTTGGTTTAGAAGCCTTCGGTGCAGGTCGTCCCTGCAGGCTCGAGGATGAAGCGTTACCTGAACTTGAAGACGCCTCGGTGGAATTTCCGCCACGCCACAGAGTCGGAGTACATGACAACATTTCAGTGTCTACGGGTCCGTTTGGTGGTGTTGAGAGCCCGAAGGAGAAAACGGTTTCCAGTACGGATCAGGAGAAGCTGCGCAAGATCAAGGAGAG ACTGCTGCTGGAGGATTCTGACGATGAAGAAGGCGACCTATGTCGAATCTGCCAGATGGGGGAGGAATCTGCATCTAACCCCCTGATCCAGCCGTGCCGCTGTTCAGGCAGTCTGCAGTACGTCCACCAGGACTGCATCAAGAGGTGGCTCCTCTCCAAAATTGGCTCAG gcACAAACCTTGATGCCATCACAACATGTGAACTCTGCAAGGAGAAACTGCATTTGAACATAGACAACTTTGACATTCAGGAGTTATACAGGACCCATGTGCAA TCAGAATATGATGAGTTCATCAGCAGCGGTCTCTatctggtggtgctgctgcatTTCTGTGAACAGAGGTTCTCCGATGTCCTGGGAGCAGTCGATGCAGCTGGG TTCCCCATGGGGAGAGTGACGAGGAGATGCAAGACAACAGACCATCTATTGACTTTTCCGACCTGGACGACGATCTTGAAGAGGAGTACTAATTATGTGAAAATTGTGGATCGAgggtaa